In Ammospiza nelsoni isolate bAmmNel1 chromosome 20, bAmmNel1.pri, whole genome shotgun sequence, one DNA window encodes the following:
- the RNF208 gene encoding RING finger protein 208, with product MQASLGDPRAVDSNVKTILMSCLKGQQVIIKMEAMKIIHPEKFSELQGPQPRYAPAPRREPPLVAKRAWPSESEIIVNQACGDIPALDTAPAPLPLPRTPPLPRRERGYPGQRKGSSEVCYHRQPPSDEVIVNQYVLHPSTPCEPLECPTCGHMYNFTNKRPRILSCLHSVCEECLQILYESCPKYKFISCPTCKRETVLFTDYGLAALAVNTSILNRLPAEALAANPVQWSSDTDRSCYQTFRQYCGAACTCHIRNPLSSCTIM from the coding sequence ATGCAGGCGTCCCTCGGAGACCCCAGAGCAGTGGACAGTAATGTGAAAACGATACTCATGTCGTGTCTGAAAGGGCAACAGGTCATCATCAAAATGGAGGCGATGAAGATCATCCACCCGGAGAAGTTCTCGGAGCTTCAGGGGCCGCAGCCGCGCTacgcgcccgccccgcgccgggAGCCGCCGCTCGTGGCCAAGCGCGCGTGGCCCTCCGAGTCCGAGATCATCGTGAACCAGGCGTGCGGGGACATCCCCGCCCTGGACACGGCCCCCgcgccgctgccgctgccccgGACTCCGCCCCTGccgcggcgggagcgcggctACCCGGGCCAGCGCAAGGGCAGCTCCGAGGTCTGCTACCACCGGCAGCCGCCGTCGGACGAGGTGATCGTCAACCAGTACGTGCTGCACCCCTCGACGCCCTGCGAGCCCCTGGAGTGCCCCACGTGCGGCCACATGTACAACTTCACCAACAAGCGGCCCCGcatcctctcctgcctgcactCGGTGTGCGAGGAGTGCCTGCAGATCCTCTACGAGTCCTGCCCCAAGTACAAGTTCATCTCCTGCCCCACCTGCAAGCGGGAGACCGTCCTCTTCACCGACTACGGGCTGGCGGCGCTGGCCGTCAACACCAGTATCCTGAACAGACTGCCGGCCGAGGCCCTGGCCGCCAACCCCGTCCAGTGGAGCAGCGACACCGACCGCAGCTGCTACCAGACCTTCCGCCAGTACTGCGGGGCCGCCTGCACCTGCCACATCCGGAACCCGCTGTCCTCCTGCACCATCATGTGA
- the CYSRT1 gene encoding cysteine-rich tail protein 1 — protein sequence MDRGVTVQNPYASVNIPREQFQQSFITRYLRDEPTVIANPAAVPSYGTGGHTELANGCNSPDISTDKSWSRPYNPYGSLRMHNGDSSASFYTVSLDKAPKGQEPEAGRRCGCCRCCSWCPKCCCVIS from the coding sequence ATGGATCGGGGAGTCACCGTGCAGAACCCCTACGCCAGCGTCAACATCCCGCGGGAGCAGTTCCAGCAGAGCTTCATCACTCGCTACCTGAGAGACGAGCCCACCGTCATCGCCAACCCCGCGGCCGTGCCCTCCTACGGCACCGGGGGGCACACAGAGCTCGCCAATGGCTGCAACAGCCCAGACATCTCCACAGACAAGTCCTGGTCCCGTCCCTACAACCCCTACGGCAGCCTGAGGATGCACAATGGGGACTCGTCTGCCTCCTTCTACACCGTGAGCCTGGACAAGGCACCCAAGGGCCAGGAGCCGGAGGCTGGCAGGAgatgtggctgctgcaggtgctgctcctggtgccctAAGTGCTGCTGTGTCATCTCCTAA